The genome window CTCAACTGGAAGCCCTCTCTCACATTGCAATGATAGAATCGGCATCTTTCGTTACCTTTGCAGCGAGGCCCTTGGATGCAAGCTCCTGCATTGTGGTCTGTACAGACCCCGGTTGTTTTGGTCCACATGGCATCCACATGTCACCGTCTGCCTTGAAGAAGAACATGGCATCCTGTGTTTTGCGCACAGGTTCAAATAAGACATCCTTAACCTGTTGAAGAAACAAGTATCAGATTAAATTGCATAGTAAGATAGATGAGACTGAACTGTGGAGCATAGTAATGACAGATTCAAGAGTCCAAAATTGCTTACACAAACAGCAACATCAGAACCAGAAAATCCATCTGTTCGACGGGCCAAGCTCTCGAAATCGCTTTCAGTTAAACTGTGTGGTGTATCCCCGAGATGGACCTGTACGAATTGATGGTTCCAAAATGTTAGCCATGATTTTCAACATGGAACAGGACAAATTTATTTATGTTGAAATGTACAACTGTCTATTAACCTTAAACATATGCTGCCTTGCTTTCGTGTCAGGTAGCGGAATGTAGATACGCTTGTCAAATCTTCGCCGCACAGCCTGCAACAATGAATATGCCAAAGAACTAAACAGTGTTTCACAAGATAATGGGGACATTCcctttttgtttttgcaaatctataTACAATGCAAAATGGTACGTGGTTTTTTTTTGTAACCTGGTCCAGAGCATATGGCGTATTCGTGGCAGCAAGAACAAGAACTTTATCATCATTATGACCAACACCCTGGGAATCAGGTACAGAAAAAATTATTGTCAGTCTAACATGAAAAGGGCTTAGAATACAGTTCTGATTAATTATGGTATTGGTAGCCAGATAGTGTATTAATAACAGCAAAACGTTGGGAATTTCATCACGTAGGTTGTATACAATCACTGGATACATGATTAGATTTTTCCGTGTTGAAAATTCAACACAGTATACTGATGACATCTACAAATATTAGGATCAATTTTAAAACATAATCTCGCATTCAAGTTAATAATGTGCATTTGAGAGCATTAAGACCTCACCTGCATTTGCACAAGAAGTTCAGTCTTAATCCTCCTAGATGCTTCACTTTCATTACCTTCTCCACGTTGACCGCATAAAGAATCAATTTCATCAATAAAGATAATGGAAGGGGCATTTTCACGAGCCATTTGGAAAAGATTTGCGACTAATTTCTCGCTTTCACCCATCCACTTTGAAACCAGATCTGAAGAAGATATACTGCAATAAAGCAACATTGTGAAATATCATGAAAAAAAGTATAGTAGGGTATCTTACATTGACCAATCAAGTATGTAAACTAAAAAATTGCAAGTTAGATCAAATTTCTACATACATGCAATGTGACCTTAGCAGTTCTACCAGACATATACATACATTCAATGTCCAAGATAGCCTGTAGCATATAAATTTACTAATTGCATGTTATTTTCTTTTGAACCCGCATTCATTGCACACTAGAGACGCCTGGAAGAAAAATAAATAAATCTTGGGAGAATACAAAAAAGAACAGACTCAGTGCTGGCGGCTCCCACATGATTGTTGAAATTGTTTGCATGACCTGGCTTAAGATAACTCTAGGGAAAGTTAAGCTACATATCTGCAGATGATTAAGTCAAGACAATTTTGAGCTTGGTCTACTATTGCGGAATAGATGTGACAAATATCAAATTATCAATTTCAATACATGCATAATTAACCAATTAGCTGTTATAAGACTAGCTCATGAATATGCTGCATTTGCTTCAAATACAAGACAGCTGTTTAGATATTCCTGGAACTTTTGAGCTTTCCCGGAACTCTCCATTTGTCCCCCCCCCCTTCTTCTCCAGGTACATTAGTAACCAATTAACCATTCACAATAACTACAACCACTATTACCCAAGGCATTAACACTAGGGACATATAGTAAAACCTCTATCATTCTAAGGAACTAGCTTTATACATGTGTTGCATCAAAATTCAAAAAAATTCTAATACAAAAAAAATAGGGGGGAACAAAATCAGTTCAGTCTGTTAATAAACTAATGAATGTCTATGGCGATGGTAAATACTAAGAATATTTTTTCCTTATAAAATATGAGCAATAAATGGTGACTCCACATCAACCACATGCTCAACAAGTGTAAGCTCTTTTGAACTTTGGGATTCTGATGGATTACATGGAAGGTGTAGGCTATATAACAAAGTTAAACTCAAAACAAACATATAAGCTGCTATCATAGGGCACACCTTTCAAGCGACAActttcggagttttgcaaaagttatTCGTTTTTTAGCTAAAAGCTCTCTTGCCTGCATCAAGCATCAGCATGCAGTTTTTAGGAAGCAGCAATTTCTTTCAAATTGTCTTATATGTATTGTGTTAATTTAATAACAGGGCAACATTTGTCTCGTAACAAGATATGATTCCATAACATAGCTAAGACAGATCATTTTATTATTTAATAACACATCAGTGTCTAACTGTCTATAAATGTCACATGTGCAAAGTGCACTCACAACAGAACAGATGAGAGTTCAAACAAAAAAAATCATGTTTGATGAAGTATATTTCTTCAAATTAGCTCTAGATGGTAAAAAACAGTTCAAAGAGGCATGTTGGTATTTTTGGAAACTTTTTGATGTccccaaaataaaatttgatggagcTGCATGACCTTGTTCACAGATAAACACTACATTTTGACAGTTTCCCATGCAGTGAAAAAGCTATTGTTGCACCACGAACACGAATGTAAGTAAAATGAATTATACTCCATAATGGAGCTAATAGACAAACAGGAAACTGTACCATTAACACAGAACATGTACAAAATCAAAGAACATTTCGATGCAATCTACATGTCTATGCCAGTGTATATATTGCATTGTGGAACAGGTTTCAATAAAAAAGGATTGGTACCCAATTCCTTTCAGGTGAAATAGTTACAGCTTTTTTTATAAATAGCCCATACAAATCCATCGCACCCGTCCATATAAATCAATAATTTATGTGAGACATGGTGTGTACTGTCCTCAAATAAAATAATCTATTCCCTGAAACCAAGAAAAAGTGTGATGCTACAAATGAAGTGTTATGTGAAGACTCTAGGTACTACACAAATGTGTCAGCGGTGCAGAATGCCTAAGAATTCTTAAATTGGCAGACACTACAACGCACTGAAAATTTGTTGAATAATAATGTTGTCACTGGTAGGTGAAATATGTAAGATAGATATAGTAAGAGTTCAGACATATGACAGCCAAAGGAAGCATATCAAGAGATATGCAGCAAAAGCTTAAAACAGTTTTTGTTTCAAAACCAAAGCATAAAAAGAACATGTCTATAAAAGAGCAAACTAAAGGGAACTGGTGTAGTGATGAATATACAATTATCTACCTGAAAAATGTTGAATCAGCCTCGGTTGCGACGGCTTTTGCCAAGTAAGACTTTCCTGTTCCAGGAGGGCCATATAAAAGAAACGCCCTCCAAGGCCTCCGCTTGCCTAAGGGATAGCATTCTTCATTAGTTCATACTGGCAAACAAACCATTCAAAATtgaaaataaatttttaccaggtCAATAAATTCTAGATTTGAATCAAGTAGCCAGTCATAATCTTTGGTACAAAACTAGCAGAATAATCATATGAATGCAATTGTGCATATATTCTTAAAATAGCATGTTTGATCCTTTTGAATTTTGAATTGAACCATCTTTCAGTTCACACTTTTTAACATGAAAAGGGGTTGTTGTTTTAATCCCAGTTGATATCGATATTCTGTGTAGGTAATTTAACAGTTAGCAATGCTCTTGAAAGGTTTACCAACCGAAAAATAACCTAAGTAGTCAAACATATGGCCTCTAGAAATGGTCTCGCCCAACAACATAAAtcatcatgtaaaaatgaaaacaaAAAAATCATAGCGCCGGTTATCAATCAATCAAATATTCGATAATCACTTTCGACAGCAAAAGATGTTTCGTTATTCGCTACCTAACAGTGGATAGTTGTATCAACCCTAGCTCACCCCCCATCCAATTTAACAAATATAATAAAGATCTGCAAAGCCTTTGCGACCCCATAGCAAGGCACCATAACGATTACAATCACGAAACTTTTATCAGGATCaaagaataaaaagaaaaaaaaaaggataACCCGTAGCTCACCCGTGAAGAACTGTGGGAACTTGACCGGCAATATGACGGCCTCCTGCAGAGCTTGCTTGGCGCTCTCGAGGCCAGCAACGTCGTTCCACTTGACGTTGGGCTTCTCGGTGATGATGGCAGAGTTGAGCCCCGCCCTGAGCTTGGACTGCTCGGAGTCATCCCCTCCGTTGCCCCCGTCGCCGTCCTTGCCCTTGGTCTTGGGGCGCGTGGCGACGGCTGCGTCACCTCCGTTGGCCCCCGGCCCCGCGCCGCCCTCGTCGAGGACGGCCCGGATCTCCTCGGCGCGGCGGAGGTACTCGGTGAACTTGGCGGTGATGGCCTCCTTGATCTTGGGGTTCTTCTCGTACTTGAGATGGGTCTTGAAGTACTCGAGCGCGTTCATGTAGAGAGGGAACGCCTTGACGTAGTTGCCGGCATTGTCCTCCTGGACCGCCTGCTTGACGTACTCGATCGCCTGCTCCTTGAAGTTGCTATACATCGGGGTAGGCCCAGAGGCGCCGCCTCTGCGGCGGATAGGAGGGGGGATCGGCCGGATTGGGCACCGCAGCGGCTGATTCGGGACGGGAGGGGAGCGGAGGCGGCGGGCGGTTGATTTGTGCTGGGGTTTGACGCGGTGAGGAGAAGACGGGGTGCGCAGGAGGAAAGGGGAACGAAGACGAGACGAGACGAGGGAGAGGAAAGGAAAAGATGGGAAGGGAGAAGCGTGTTTTGGCTGCGGAGAAAAAAGAATAGGTGGCATTCATTTGCCTATCTTTACTGTATGATGGTGATGCTATAGGCTTAACGTATAATTTTGTTTCATTAAACCGTATAAAGAATATTAGAGATGTATCTTAGAATTGCCAGGCAATCTCAAACCAACTCGTGGTTTTTCATGATCCAGGCCCATTTAGCAAGGATTTAGTTGCTTAACGTTTACATAGACGAACTAGTCAGACTCTTTGCGGTAGAAATGTCTTTTTTATTGCTAGATCTAACTATAAGTGGGTTTAGTAGATAATTTCTCAAACTACTTTTCTCTAGGTACATCGGAATCTCCAAACAACCCAAAACTACGTCTTACAGAGAAACTTAAGAATCACGTTCTTCAAAGACTAGGATTTTGAATGAACAAGAAATATTTCTCAGATTTACTTGAGAATTAGAAACCGTAAACCTATAATTCCCCTAAGAATCAGAAtagatttgtcggggaccataattaggggtaccctcaagacgcctaattctcagctggtaacccccatcagcataaagctgcaaaggcctgatgggcatgattaagtcagggatcagtccacacgagtgactcgatcacgcttcacccgagcctagcctcggccgaaggcagccgacctcgagagacttccgtctcgcccgaggccccctttttatggcggacacatcaccggctcgcccaaggccttggcttcgctcagaagcaaccttgactaaatcaccacaccgactgaccaaattgcaggggcatttaacgcacaggaggcctgacacctctatcctgacacgcgcctccagcagagccgaggtgaccgccgtcactccaccgctccactggccagtctgacagaaggacagcgccgcctgcgccactccgactgcagcgccactcgacagagtaagtctgacaggcagtcaggcctcgacaaaggcgccacggcaaactccgctccgcccgaccccagggctcggactcgggctaagacccggaagacggcgaactccgctccgcccgaccccagggctcggactcgggctaagacccggaagacggcgaactccgctccgcccgaccccagggctcggactcgggctaagacccggaagacggcgaactccgctccgcccgaccccagggctcggactcgggctaagacccggaagacgacgaaactccgcctcgcccgaccccagggctcggactccgccctggcctcggccgaacgacttccgcctcgaccgaccccttggctcgggctcggccacggcaacagaaggcagactcaacctcggcttcggaggaaaccccacgtcgccctgcctagggcacagaccgccacgtcaacaggaggcgccatcatcatcccaccccgaatcgactcgggtcacggagaacaagaccggcgtctcatccggccagctccgccagagaggcaatgatggcgctccacaagctctatgacgacggcggcccctagctctcttacggaagcaggacaacgtcagcagggactcgaccgctccaacagctgtccctccatcaggctccgccgcacctccaacagccacgacatcacgccagcagggtgcccagatctctccggctgccacattggcatgtacctagggcgctagctctccctccgctagacacgtagcactctgctacatcccattgtacacctggatcctctccttacgactataaaaggaaggaccagggccttctcagaggaggttggccgcgcgggaccgaggacgggacaggcgctctcttggggccgctcgcttccctcacccgcgtggacgcttgtaacccccctactgcaagcgcacctgacctgggcgcgggacgaacacgaaggccgcgggacttccacctctctcacgctcggctccggccgcctcgcctctccccccttcgcgctcgcccacgcgctcgacccatctgggctggggcacgcagcacactcactcgtcggcttagggacccccctgtctcgaaacgccgacagttggcgcgccaggtaggggcatgctgcgtgctgacgaacagctccccgtcaagctccagatgggcagtctccagcaacctctccggcccgggacggtgcttcgtttcggggctcttgagttcatgtccttcgacggcagctacgacatgacacttcttccaccgccgcgcgactacgacaatggcggccgacaacccgcccgccggcggcggaatcgacgacgtctaccccgcgtggtggaagagcaacattcgggctcgctccgttctctcccccgccaacggaggaggaggcggggccgtcaaggccagacgggaggccacgcttcgccggccgtcgagcgaatcgacgcccccgacgccccgacggaaggcacgccggacgtcgacctcgcgttcgagacggaggcaagcgccgcccccccgcggcacgctgaccccgagcaagaagacgacgccggcgcgctcgcagaaagcctgcaggacgtcgccctcgaaccagagatgacggcgcaaccagtccccgatgtgactacgtcgctccacgtcgaccaaaaggtaacgactaactctcatcttgcgtcatttcgactcggcctcaacccgccaaacgacctcgttttggcgggcgctctcattgaggcgagtgcaaccccactgaggttctgtatgcggtcgccttgggaccgactgacggacgtctcgacctgcgggccctccgggtccgaggaagatgacgatcccagcatcggttgggatttctccggacatggcaaccccagtgccatgcgggacttcatgaccgcatgtgactactgtctatccgaccgttccgacggaagccgcagcctcggtgacgagagctgcggcccaagccgcgaatgtttccacaccgagctaggggatcccaccgaaggcaaccatcttggcatgccggaggatggtgatctccctaggccggtgcctcgcgccgacatcccacgggagctagctgtggtccccgctccggcggggggttacgacccacaactcgagcaagtccgcgaggcgcaggccaggctcaacgagggaacaggggcgcttgagccgatccgtcgggacgccggacaggcatgggtgggccaacccctggccggagaaatacgtcatctgccccaaggtctccagcaccgcgtcgccaacgacgtcaggatcaggccgccgcccgcatccagcggggtcggtcagaacctggcgaccgcagcgatgctcatccgcgcgatgccggagccgtcaaccaccgaggggcggcgaatacagggagaactcaagaatctcctggaaggcgctgcggcccggcgggccgagagcactgcatcccggaggcaaggatatccctcggaacctcatgccgcgacttcccgattcatgcgggaggcctcggtctacaccgggcgcacgcgcaacaccgcgcctgcggccccgggccacctcggcaacgagcaccatcgacgcgaccgtcgggctcacctcgacgaaagggtgcgccgaggctaccaccccaggcgtggggggcgctacgatagcggggaggatcggagtccttcgcccgaaccacccggtccgcaggccttcagtcgggccatccgacgggcgccattcccgacccggttccgacccccgactactatcacaaagtactcgggggaaacgaggccggaactgtggctcgcggactaccgccttgcctgccaactgggcggaacggacgacgacaacctcgtcatccgcaacctccccctgttcctctccgacactgctcgcgcctggttggagcacctgcctccggggcagatttccaactgggacgacttggtccaagccttcgctggcaatttccagggcacatacgtgcgccccgggaactcctgggaccttcgaagctgccggcaacagccgggggagtcgctccgggactacatccggcgattctcgaagcagcgcaccgagctgcccaacatcaccgactcggatgtcatcggcgcgttcctcgccggcaccacttgccgcgacctggtgagcaagctgggtcgcaaaacccccaccagggcgagcgagctgatggacatcgccaccaagttcgcctccggccaggaggcggtcgaggctatcttccgaaaggacaagcagccccagggccgcccgtcggaagaagctcccgaggcgtctgctccacgcggcgccaagaagaaaggcaagaagaagtcgcaatcgaaacgcgacgccgcagacgcggaccttgtcgccgccgccgagtataagaaccctcggaagccccccggaggtgcaaaccttttcgacaagatgctcaaggagccgtgcccctaccatcaggggcccgtcaagcacaccctcgaggagtgcgttatgcttcggcgtcatttccacagggccgggccacccgccgagggtggcagggcccacgacgacgacaagaacgaagaacacccagcaggggggttccccgaggtccgcgactgcttcatgatctatggagggcatgcggcgaatacctcggctcggcaccgcaagcaagagcgccgggaggtctgctcggtgaaggtggcggcgccagtctacctagactggtccgacaagcccatcgctttcgaccgggccgaccaccccgaccatgtgccgagcccggggaaatacccgctcgtcgtcgaccccgttgtcggcgatgtcaggctcaccaaggtcctgatggacgggggcagctgccccaacatcatctacgccgagaccctcaagcttctgcgcgtcgatccgtcctccgtccgagcaggtgctgcgcccttccacgggatcatccctgggaagcgcgtccagcccctcgggcgactcgacctcccagtctgcttcgggacaccctccaacttccgaagggagaccctgacgttcgaagtggtcgggttccgaggaacctaccacgccgtgttagggaggccatgctacgcgaagttcatggccgtccccaactacacctacctgaagctcaagatgccgggccccaacgaggtcatcaccgtcggccccacgtacaaacacgcgttcgaatgcgacgtggagtgtgtggagtacgccgaggccctcgccgagtccgaggccctcatcgccgacctggagaacctctccaaggaggtcccagacgtgaagcgccatgccggcaacttcgagccagtagagacggtcaaggccgtccccctcgac of Zea mays cultivar B73 chromosome 8, Zm-B73-REFERENCE-NAM-5.0, whole genome shotgun sequence contains these proteins:
- the LOC103634814 gene encoding protein SUPPRESSOR OF K(+) TRANSPORT GROWTH DEFECT 1, encoding MPPILFSPQPKHASPFPSFPFLSLVSSRLRSPFLLRTPSSPHRVKPQHKSTARRLRSPPVPNQPLRCPIRPIPPPIRRRGGASGPTPMYSNFKEQAIEYVKQAVQEDNAGNYVKAFPLYMNALEYFKTHLKYEKNPKIKEAITAKFTEYLRRAEEIRAVLDEGGAGPGANGGDAAVATRPKTKGKDGDGGNGGDDSEQSKLRAGLNSAIITEKPNVKWNDVAGLESAKQALQEAVILPVKFPQFFTGKRRPWRAFLLYGPPGTGKSYLAKAVATEADSTFFSISSSDLVSKWMGESEKLVANLFQMARENAPSIIFIDEIDSLCGQRGEGNESEASRRIKTELLVQMQGVGHNDDKVLVLAATNTPYALDQAVRRRFDKRIYIPLPDTKARQHMFKVHLGDTPHSLTESDFESLARRTDGFSGSDVAVCVKDVLFEPVRKTQDAMFFFKADGDMWMPCGPKQPGSVQTTMQELASKGLAAKILPPPISRTDFEKVLSRQRPTVSKKDLEVHERFTKEFGEEG